In one Rhinopithecus roxellana isolate Shanxi Qingling chromosome 1, ASM756505v1, whole genome shotgun sequence genomic region, the following are encoded:
- the MKRN2OS gene encoding MKRN2 opposite strand protein, protein MHCAEAGKALIKFNHCEKYIYSFSVPQCCPLCQQDLGSRKLEDAPVSIANPFTNGHQEKCSFHLRPTQGTFLREYDGRSDLHVGITNTNGVVYNYSAHGVQRDGAGWEQSISIPLLQPHMYGMMEQWDKYLEDFSTSGTWLPHRYEEDHHNCYTYTLTFINCVLMAEGRQQLDKSEFTEKYVVPRTRLASKFITLYRAIQEHGFYVTDCPQHEAQPPEGGGLC, encoded by the exons ATGCACTGCGCAGAGGCTGGGAAGGCTTTAATTAAATTCAACCACTGTGAGAAATACATCTACAGCTTCAGTGTGCCCCAGTGCTGCCCTCTCTGCCAGCAGGACCTGGGCTCGAGGAAGCTGGAGGACGCACCTGTTAGCATCGCTAATCCATTTACTAATGGACATCAAGAAAAATGTTCATTCCACCTCAGACCAACTCAGGGAACATTTCTTAG GGAGTATGATGGAAGGTCTGATCTTCATGTTGGAATAACTAACACAAATG ggGTTGTGTATAATTACAGTGCACATGGTGTCCAGCGAGATGGAGCAGGGTGGGAACAGAGCATAAGCATCCCATTACTGCAGCCCCACATGTATGGAATGATGGAGCAATGGGACAAGTACCTGGAAGACTTCTCCACCTCGGGGACCTGGCTGCCTCACAG GTACGAAGAAGACCACCACAACTGCTACACTTACACACTCACGTTCATTAACTGCGTTCTGATGGCAGAAGGTAGACAGCAACTGGACAAGAGTGAATTTACGGAGAAGTACGTAGTCCCGCGGACAAGGCTGGCATCCAAGTTCATTACACTCTACCGGGCGATACAGGAGCATGGCTTCTATGTCACTGACTGTCCCCAGCACGAGGCACAACCCCCTGAGGGTGGCGGTTTGTGCTGA